GGAGGGGACCGGCGTCTTTGCCAGCCGTTGCCTGGCGTCCCCGGAAGGCTCGCGGGTCGCGAACCTTCGCGGCATAGCGGCGGCCCCGGACCACGACCTGCATGGCCCCGTTGGCCTCCGCCTCACGACGGACCTCATACGAGCGCCCTCCCAGCAGCAGCCACAGCACCTCGCACTCCACCGAGACGGATTCGAGCGTCACCTCCCGCCCATCCAAGCGGCAGGCGTATCCCTCTTTCCCGCGCTTCAGCTCCACGCGGTAGCTCTTGCCGGCAATGGCGACCTCGTAGGTCATGGCTTTGCGAATGTCATCCTGAGCGAGCGCCGAGCCCGCTCTGCGGGCGACAGCGCGAGTCGAAGGACCCCTACCCCCTCCACCTTTCCTCCCGCAGTCCCTCCTGCCTCCCCGCCCGCTTCCACGCCTCAGCCGGCCTGGTTCCGTTGGTCGAGACCGCTGCGCCCGGCGCTGGCATGGCCGCAAACAGCGCCGCCGCGATGGCGGCAACCTCCGCCTCCCCTTCCTCCGCCTGCGTGGCGCGGCCGCCCTCGGCTGTGCGCTCTGCCAACAGCCGCTCCAGGAAGCCGGTATCCATCTTCCCCGCAACAAACTCCGGATGCCGCAGGATGCGGCGGAAGAGCGGCAGGTTGGTGGCGAGGCCGCCCACGAAATACTCCTCGAGCGCCCGCTCCATGCGCGCGATGGCCTCCCGCCGGCTGCCGGCATGGGCCACGAGTTTCGACAGCAGCGGGTCGTACTCCAGCGGCACCGTCCAGCCCTCGTACACGCCGCTCTCGTCGCGGATGCCCGGGCCGGCCGGGGTCATGAGCCGCGTGATCTTTCCCGGTGAAGGAAGGAAGTCGTTCTCCGGGTCTTCCGCATAGATGCGGCACTCGATGGCGTGCCCGCGAAGCTGGACGTCCTTCTGTTCAAAGGGCAGCTTCTCGCCCGCGG
This Terriglobales bacterium DNA region includes the following protein-coding sequences:
- a CDS encoding biotin/lipoyl-containing protein, with protein sequence MTYEVAIAGKSYRVELKRGKEGYACRLDGREVTLESVSVECEVLWLLLGGRSYEVRREAEANGAMQVVVRGRRYAAKVRDPRAFRGRQATAGKDAGPLRLVAPMPGKVVRILKAEGEPVEPGEGVVVVEAMKMQIEIRSPRKGVVRKILAAAGTAVSAGEGLAVVE